A single genomic interval of Eurosta solidaginis isolate ZX-2024a chromosome 3, ASM4086904v1, whole genome shotgun sequence harbors:
- the LOC137245305 gene encoding serine-rich adhesin for platelets, whose product MRPSYVLWLLTAVALLAMTTQAAHVREASSSSLASNSSSSINNSNKHNNYENDPRPDAVNEEASDILGTGGAYKFRLPQPQINKQQLQQKQQQQNQHKTKRPNTTATYITTTKTSSTSSNSNSKSGNNSSSTASIFSPMMTKSTTTRPSSSTAIKSGQKIANGTSLTAVPAQSIQQSNLMDNNLQANYQSITMPVVVANDATEKDSDLSKKIIGTSVVTSVSVVLNGNEPEFTDALGHKLPKPQGPLHVASPIDLLNPDRYEFYTFDENGDLVKRLMTMEEIQSIVANGDGENSPIVQYTPVDDRSEPEKNVQDIVDSVQNVLNKEVESNKNVSKDSLPTLDTPDVTSSWSIILPAIFGNGAGGSSDLFLQQKPQQILMTPDSEVLETSTSSSVATAQHTSKRPKPSKRKPGQKRKPTTVVPMSVSTASTAMTPQVVQEELGPDESVYTGMQQYQNTAANMQHFDGFSQLQMQPIYHKLPDQSTPTEESTTRRIFVNNQEVVESEKTTRPTMVEDEKVELNEDFAKRPTTVVGAHYKRPALPHSNKTPNGSNGDSNTTKKPQGVHDKQKIKKKPTAASATTTTTPEPTTTKDPSTTTTTTLEPTATTTTTTPEPEPVPVTTIAPESATSSTTTKPSATTPKKKKKPTRQPGQGTSNKPYPVGEKRKPGTGKPSTGKPRPTGAAQHNVHKQQQQSVAGIQHHSTSYVSTTKPSAVEPAINKHSSTISHKPNRTRPRPHKKPTPATSTTTTTTTESTTTTTTMTPEPITPETTAITTAAPSEAATNENTLIVEHFPGHPPIHVKHTYISKRPGVSNYPVPVYNPTDHKVEVADAADLGKLKRKPLPSLSQIQQNLKPAEKPILLEDHQTLTSFDQIMESLKVELGDKMDEDINEASASEKRPMVEKPSKVDVEKAPATYASDTLSKETNEAALSAPLEPEIINDKFTTDLELISALPPPTLAATSEEISKKTTMSTTHEDTTEEFTEDPEDSADTTNVSVYSTEEYVATLDNKNGVLILEPLYADVKEPVLTDIATTAETFLDETTTPLDEENNTEDGAVEESGTEVYFAGTMKSPVTNTIDTLIAEGKLTTSESQPQVADLKPHLNMDIIKPSSQINMSDFQTQAATVASALVDGGNSYELASSNDTRSELDFLISDVLQEIAEHESDDYRVESVGDGNRFTNFAQLNSSFLLKPTQSTKINDGLSNSDSIYVGSTTTTIPLKESTVELNEALHEEEHHNKLDTATQILTYATKDDIKQEDQNTVEATAEKPDKEHKAELSEEILETKETMHKIEWIDKDNYEVHENTETQTTNFEKDNEKLDENPLAQLDTTEQYDIEITTVEYPDKYKTTTQEQQSFEGKKESDDKLFNKTQIRIESDTTESLSEAETITAPEELSSEESAENKKDETKSAEEIITEIEKINDAETAKINEENDNKRRDSAEKEESQKFGATTDEHTTQTEHILLDEVTEIGNLLEENSTEQSTDYVKQIPEEEENGHAETKVPLQEAENFASSIQETNEKENDEKKTQVQAAQLQDAEETPTSLENVENKKHEEITKGKIQNKESETKISSIMESINNSNEHEAMEKGNEENDDEAKENITLNEEIEKETSKKEAVQSASSENNLDEEKIYDKKTDNEETNEKQTNAKNTNDGKTNKKEAIEEVVIESETEQKAPHSLDSAENDTTEKELIEKEANDQIDVITSSQDEKMSEQTQTVATKMDVIETLENATEKDSTEETKDDNATNANNLEVHYTKVPATEEHDLTEEVEHSSELNEYETTTLLSADMASAATEEEDIEENSDKSGTEIATEVTIIQLPDSTESDEDVYIKLGETTTKATEKLNKEVTSSLSITEEGLASTEADFIETTTTRQLELEPQNVPESLTVDDVKTDEKLVEKKIELPDIAAAEPSKKVVVISVEPTTQYNKPTVLAQSISVSTLDKQTMEKQTGKPIEEFVTQQRPQQMQLNADYRPDPQNPTDTGDLTSYMVPKFPISPVLAALSKKGAATSNKTANVTTTKIKFGTPTRKPIPTSTKRVHTLKPVSYYNKHGGFSGNAPKPVEPTKVIPYSANVGQQRPMMRPIQLNNLMATSTQATRPPVKMEASPANSKGLEASVSNLDEDLQSFVKLCNELAFSYWKSITAEKISSARSLVMSPFALTSMLSMVFLGARGGTSGEMNEVLKLDDMVTFNPHLIFRNITDSVECAADSDIATAAFVREIFSDRANGKILQFFKEKTQQFYAGHVEEVNFNVVNDVIRRRTNLLVKRHTMGKVLEYLRTNSLWVNGPLAIISANLFQTDCHRGSTHLTDGEMFFQVHPSVRQRRLIPIPAVLYNSGFTAGYEPILDATIVAFGSVQDTVSTIYVMPGHQSTLSQAESLERLEHDLVEQAISKNAWSNILTALMDRPGMEVQLPRFSHRSFVNASLGLQKMGLKGLFQSDFADLRGLTGSSNRDIYLSDVIQINTFSICGEEKIGDNHHVEMYPAPPLRKRNKDLSADDVNAGDDGAYDSSEAIIDFGSLVHDSALARSFYDDLLDPKYLELPLSLRPRQARLPDVPRLRFDKPFLYFVRHNPTGIILFMGRFNPRLLP is encoded by the coding sequence TGTCGTCACCTCCGTCTCAGTAGTACTCAATGGCAACGAACCAGAATTCACTGATGCGCTTGGACATAAATTACCCAAACCACAGGGACCGCTACACGTGGCTAGCCCCATTGATTTGCTCAATCCCGATCGCTATGAATTCTACACGTTCGACGAGAATGGCGACTTGGTAAAACGCCTTATGACTATGGAAGAGATACAAAGCATTGTGGCTAATGGAGATGGCGAAAATTCACCCATTGTACAATATACGCCCGTAGATGACCGCAGCGAACCAGAGAAAAATGTGCAAGATATTGTTGATAGCGTGCAAAATGTGCTTAATAAGGAAGTCGAGTCGAATAAAAATGTATCAAAGGATTCACTACCAACATTAGATACACCTGACGTCACATCATCCTGGTCTATAATTTTACCTGCTATTTTCGGCAATGGCGCTGGTGGTAGCAGCGACTTATTCTTACAACAGAAACCACAACAAATTCTAATGACACCCGACTCAGAGGTATTGGAGACTTCAACAAGCTCATCTGTAGCGACAGCACAGCATACGAGCAAACGTCCGAAGCCGAGCAAACGTAAACCGGGACAAAAGCGTAAACCAACTACGGTGGTACCGATGTCCGTATCCACAGCATCCACTGCAATGACACCACAAGTTGTACAAGAGGAATTGGGTCCGGATGAGTCAGTCTATACGGGAATGCAACAATATCAAAATACTGCCGCTAACATGCAACACTTTGACGGTTTCTCACAGCTGCAGATGCAGCCAATTTATCACAAGTTGCCTGATCAAAGTACACCAACGGAGGAGTCAACAACACGGCGAATTTTCGTGAACAATCAAGAAGTTGTAGAGAGTGAGAAGACAACTCGTCCAACGATGGTGGAAGATGAGAAAGTTGAGTTGAATGAGGATTTTGCTAAGAGACCAACGACAGTTGTGGGCGCCCACTACAAACGTCCTGCGCTACCACATAGCAACAAAACTCCAAACGGTAGTAATGGAGATTCAAATACTACGAAGAAACCACAGGGTGTGCATGACAAGCAGAAGATAAAGAAGAAACCGACTGCAGCCTCAGCGACAACTACAACAACACCGGAGCCGACGACAACAAAAGACCCATCAACGACCACTACTACTACACTGGAGCCAACTGCAACCACAACAACCACCACGCCGGAACCAGAGCCAGTTCCAGTAACTACAATAGCACCAGAATCAGCAACGAGCTCCACCACAACCAAACCAAGCGCAACTACgccgaaaaagaaaaagaagccTACGCGCCAACCAGGGCAAGGTACAAGCAACAAACCCTATCCGGTAGGTGAGAAGCGCAAACCAGGGACTGGCAAACCAAGTACGGGTAAACCACGTCCTACAGGTGCCGCACAGCACAATGTGCACAAACAGCAGCAACAAAGTGTGGCCGGCATTCAACACCACTCGACTTCTTATGTCTCCACAACCAAACCATCCGCTGTAGAACCGGCAATAAATAAGCACAGCAGCACTATTAGCCATAAACCGAACAGAACGCGACCACGCCCACATAAAAAGCCGACACCTGCTACTTCAACtactaccacaacaacaacagagtcaaCGACTACGACAACAACCATGACTCCGGAACCAATTACACCTGAAACTACAGCAATAACTACAGCAGCGCCCTCTGAAGCAGCAACAAATGAAAACACATTAATTGTAGAACATTTCCCTGGCCATCCACCTATACACGTAAAACACACTTATATCAGCAAGCGCCCCGGGGTCTCCAATTATCCAGTACCTGTGTACAACCCTACAGACCACAAGGTAGAGGTAGCGGATGCAGCTGACTTGGGGAAATTGAAGCGTAAACCTTTACCATCGTTATCACAAATCCAACAAAATCTCAAACCAGCTGAGAAACCGATACTATTAGAAGATCATCAGACGCTTACTTCTTTCGATCAAATAATGGAGTCGCTTAAGGTGGAGCTCGGCGACAAAATGGACGAAGATATAAATGAGGCAAGTGCTTCCGAGAAAAGACCTATGGTAGAGAAACCATCGAAGGTGGATGTGGAAAAGGCACCAGCTACTTATGCTAGCGACACACTTAGCAAAGAAACGAATGAGGCTGCTTTGAGCGCACCACTAGAGCCAGAGATCATTAACGATAAATTTACTACCGATCTGGAACTCATATCAGCACTACCTCCACCAACATTAGCAGCCACATCTGAAGAGATTTCAAAGAAGACAACAATGAGTACAACGCACGAAGATACCACTGAAGAATTCACCGAAGATCCAGAAGACTCAGCAGATACGACAAATGTTTCAGTATATTCTACAGAAGAGTACGTTGCGACTTTGGATAATAAAAACGGTGTGTTGATATTGGAACCACTTTATGCTGATGTAAAAGAGCCTGTACTCACTGACATTGCTACGACAGCTGAAACCTTTTTGGATGAGACCACTACACCACTTGATGAAGAAAACAACACAGAAGATGGGGCAGTTGAAGAAAGTGGAACTGAGGTATACTTTGCAGGTACAATGAAGTCACCAGTTACGAATACAATCGACACACTTATAGCAGAAGGTAAGCTCACAACTTCAGAATCACAGCCCCAAGTCGCCGATCTTAAGCCACACCTAAATATGGATATAATAAAGCCGTCTAGTCAAATAAATATGTCTGACTTCCAAACACAGGCAGCCACAGTGGCCTCGGCACTAGTAGATGGCGGTAATTCGTATGAGCTTGCAAGCTCGAACGATACACGCAGCGAACTTGATTTCCTCATATCAGATGTGCTCCAAGAAATAGCTGAGCATGAGAGCGATGATTATCGAGTTGAGAGCGTAGGGGATGGTAATCGTTTTACGAATTTCGCGCAACTGAATTCATCTTTCTTATTAAAGCCGACGCAGTCAACGAAAATAAATGATGGTTTGAGCAACAGTGATTCCATATATGTAGGCAGCACTACAACAACAATACCTTTGAAAGAAAGCACTGTTGAATTGAATGAAGCACTACACGAAGAGGAACACCATAATAAGTTGGACACTGCAACACAAATCTTAACATATGCTACGAAAGATGACATCAAGCAGGAAGACCAAAACACAGTGGAAGCGACCGCTGAAAAGCCAGATAAGGAACATAAAGCAGAACTCTCAGAGGAAATCTTAGAAACCAAAGAGACCATGCACAAAATAGAGTGGATTGATAAAGACAATTACGAAGTGCATGAAAATACCGAAACACAAACTACGAACTTTGAAAAGGACAACGAAAAACTAGACGAAAATCCGCTAGCACAACTTGATACTACTGAACAGTATGACATTGAAATAACAACAGTGGAATATCCCGATAAATATAAAACCACCACACAGGAACAACAGTCCTTTGAGGGCAAGAAGGAGAGCGATGATAAACTGTTTAACAAAACACAGATAAGAATAGAAAGTGATACTACAGAGTCCCTGTCCGAAGCCGAAACAATAACAGCACCAGAAGAATTAAGCAGCGAAGAAAGCGCGGAAAACAAAAAAGATGAAACAAAAAGCGCGGAAGAAATTATTACAGAAATTGAAAAGATCAACGATGCTGAAACAGCAAAGATCAATGAAGAAAACGACAATAAGCGGAGAGATTCTGCAGAGAAGGAAGAGTCGCAGAAGTTTGGAGCAACAACAGATGAGCACACGACACAAACTGAGCACATTTTGCTAGATGAAGTGACCGAAATTGGTAACTTGTTAGAGGAGAATAGTACGGAACAGAGTACGGATTATGTTAAACAAATACCCGAAGAAGAGGAAAACGGTCATGCAGAGACCAAAGTTCCCTTACAAGAAGCAGAAAATTTTGCCTCATCAATTCAAGAAACAAATGAAAAAGAGAATGATGAGAAGAAAACTCAAGTACAGGCAGCGCAATTGCAAGACGCTGAGGAAACACCAACGAGTTTAGAAAACGTAGAAAATAAAAAGCACGAAGAAATAACAaaaggaaaaattcaaaataaagaaaGTGAAACAAAAATTAGTAGTATAATGGAGAGCATCAACAATAGTAACGAGCATGAGGCTATGGAAAAAGGTAACGAGGAAAATGATGATGAAGCTAAAGAGAATATTACACTAaacgaagaaattgaaaaagaaacGAGTAAAAAAGAAGCCGTACAATCAGCTTCCAGTGAGAACAACTTGGATGAAGAAAAGATATACGACAAAAAGACGGATAATGAAGAAACAaatgaaaaacaaacaaatgcaaaaaACACGAATGATGGAAAAACAAACAAGAAAGAGGCAATAGAAGAAGTCGTAATTGAAAGCGAAACCGAACAAAAAGCACCACACTCGTTAGATTCTGCAGAAAATGACACTACCGAGAAAGAATTGATTGAAAAAGAAGCAAACGATCAGATAGATGTTATCACTTCCTCTCAAGATGAAAAAATGTCTGAGCAAACGCAAACGGTAGCAACAAAGATGGATGTTATAGAAACACTTGAAAACGCAACAGAAAAAGACAGCACTGAAGAGACTAAAGACGATAATGCAACGAACGCCAATAATTTGGAAGTGCACTACACCAAAGTTCCAGCAACTGAGGAACACGATCTTACGGAAGAAGTAGAGCACAGCAGTGAGTTAAATGAATACGAAACAACTACTTTACTATCAGCAGACATGGCAAGTGCGGCAACAGAAGAAGAAGATATAGAAGAAAATAGTGATAAAAGTGGAACAGAAATTGCAACGGAGGTAACAATAATACAGCTACCTGATAGTACAGAATCCGATGAAGATGTTTACATAAAGTTGGGAGAGACTACAACTAAAGCGACGGAAAAACTGAATAAAGAGGTTACTTCAAGCTTAAGTATAACAGAGGAAGGGTTGGCCAGTACTGAGGCAGATTTTATTGAAACGACAACAACAAGGCAACTGGAATTAGAACCACAAAATGTGCCCGAGTCTTTGACGGTGGATGACGTGAAAACAGATGAAAaacttgttgaaaaaaaaatagagTTGCCAGACATTGCAGCCGCAGAGCCATCAAAAAAAGTTGTGGTAATCTCAGTTGAACCGACAACTCAATACAACAAGCCAACAGTGCTGGCGCAATCAATTTCAGTTAGCACGCTCGATAAGCAAACTATGGAGAAACAAACAGGTAAACCCATCGAGGAATTTGTAACACAACAACGTCCACAGCAAATGCAACTAAACGCAGACTATCGCCCCGATCCACAGAACCCCACAGACACTGGTGATTTAACCTCATATATGGTACCGAAATTCCCCATAAGCCCTGTACTTGCTGCGCTTTCAAAAAAAGGAGCAGCAACTAGCAATAAAACTGCGAACGtcactacaacaaaaataaaatttggaacaCCAACACGTAAACCCATACCCACAAGCACTAAACGTGTACATACCTTGAAGCCAGTATCATATTACAACAAACATGGTGGTTTTAGTGGAAATGCCCCAAAACCTGTAGAACCAACCAAAGTTATACCATATTCTGCCAACGTAGGCCAACAGCGTCCTATGATGCGTCCTATACAACTAAATAACTTGATGGCCACTTCGACGCAAGCCACACGGCCACCAGTTAAAATGGAAGCGAGTCCCGCAAATTCAAAAGGATTGGAAGCTTCTGTTAGCAATTTAGATGAAGACTTGCAATCCTTTGTAAAACTTTGCAATGAATTAGCATTCAGCTATTGGAAATCGATAACTGCAGAAAAGATTAGCTCAGCACGCAGCTTGGTCATGTCACCATTTGCGCTAACTTCAATGCTTTCGATGGTCTTCTTAGGCGCACGCGGCGGCACGTCCGGTGAAATGAATGAAGTGCTCAAACTGGATGATATGGTCACCTTTAATCCACATTTGATATTCAGAAATATTACAGATTCAGTAGAATGTGCAGCTGATAGCGATATAGCAACAGCCGCTTTTGTGCGCGAAATCTTTAGTGATCGTGCAAATGGTAAAATATTGCAATTCTTCAAAGAGAAGACACAACAGTTCTATGCCGGACACGTAGAAGAAGTGAACTTCAATGTAGTGAATGATGTTATACGTCGACGCACAAATTTGCTTGTGAAGAGACATACTATGGGTAAGGTGTTGGAGTACTTGCGTACAAATAGTTTATGGGTAAATGGACCGTTGGCTATCATTTCCGCTAACCTCTTCCAAACTGATTGTCATCGTGGCTCGACACATTTAACCGATGGTGAAATGTTCTTCCAAGTGCATCCATCAGTGCGTCAACGACGACTCATACCCATACCTGCAGTGTTGTATAATAGTGGTTTCACTGCTGGTTACGAACCCATTTTGGATGCGACCATTGTCGCCTTTGGTAGCGTACAAGATACTGTGAGCACCATTTATGTAATGCCTGGACATCAGAGTACACTCTCACAGGCAGAGAGTTTGGAACGTCTTGAACATGATCTTGTAGAACAAGCGATTAGCAAGAATGCTTGGAGTAATATACTCACCGCGCTTATGGATCGTCCTGGTATGGAAGTACAACTGCCGCGCTTTTCACATCGTTCATTTGTGAATGCTTCTCTTGGTTTGCAGAAAATGGGTTTGAAGGGTTTATTCCAATCAGATTTTGCTGACTTGCGCGGCTTGACAGGCTCTTCGAATCGTGATATTTACCTCTCAGATGTTATACAAATCAATACGTTCAGCATTTGTGGCGAAGAGAAGATTGGTGATAATCATCATGTCGAAATGTATCCGGCACCACCATTGCGTAAACGTAATAAGGATTTGAGTGCAGATGATGTGAATGCTGGTGATGATGGCGCTTATGATTCATCAGAAGCTATTATTGACTTTGGTTCGTTGGTGCATGATTCGGCGCTTGCGCGTAGTTTCTATGATGATTTGCTAGATCCGAAGTATTTAGAGTTACCGCTGTCGTTACGTCCACGCCAAGCGCGTCTACCGGATGTACCGAGACTACGTTTTGATAAGCCATTCCTCTATTTTGTGCGTCATAATCCGACTGGCATTATACTCTTTATGGGTCGTTTTAATCCGCGATTGTTACCGTGA